CTCGCGGCCGCGCTCGCGTACATCGCGGAAGGCCCAGAAATCGCGCCCCGTGTGATGAAAGACGGCATCGAGCACGAGGCGGATTCCGCGCCGGTGCAGATCGCGCGAAAAATTTCCAAGGGCATCATCGTTGCCAAGCCGGCGATCGACCTTGAAAAGGTCAGCGGTGTCGTAGCCATGAGAGCTCGACTCGAAAACCGGGCCGAGCAGCAGCGCATTGATTCCGAGATGTTCGAAATGATTGATCCATTCTCGCAATGTCGAAATGCGATCGACGCACGGCGCGTCGAAATCATTGCGCGCGGGCGCGCCGAGGCATCCGAGGGGAAATAGATGATAGAAAATCGTGCGCCATGACCAATGCTCGTTATCGATCATTTTGATACCTACCGTTCGGTATAGATTGAAGACGCGGATATTTCGGGGCTTCGGCGCATCGGGTCACAAAGCCTACGAATAAATGCCGTGGCTGAATTGATGCACGATATCGCGGCGCAGCCGGTCGGTGATCACCAGATGCTCGTTGAGCTGCAACGCAACGTAGCTGTTGATCATACCGACCAGCGTCACGGCGTAGCGGCGATGGCGGCCGCGCATGTTACCGTGCTCGCGCACTGCGGCGGCGAACATCTCCTCGAGGATCGCCTGGCGGCGCGCATAGTGATGCGTCGCGACGCGATATGCGTCACTGTCTTTGGGGGCAAAATACAGCGCCAGTTCAAGGCGGTAGAAATCCGGTTCGCGCGAGGCGAAATCAACGTAGGCGGCAACGATGCGGTCGAGGGTCAACGGCAGATCGCGCTCGTAGCGGGCCGCCGCACGGACCGCATCATCGAGCGCCACCGCGTGCTCGGCAAATATCGCCTCGAGTAGACCCTGCTTGCTGCCGAAGAAATGATAGAGCGTGGGCTTGGCGACCCCGGCACTTTCGACGATCTCCTGCACCCCGACGGCATCGTAGCCGCGACGGGCAAAGAGCCCGCGCGCCGCGCGTATCAGACCTGTCCGCGAATCCACATCAAAATATATACCGTTCGGTACATATTGAGGCAATACCGCGGTTAGCAATGTAACGAAAAAGGCCGATGCGCCTGTAGGTGCATCGGCCTTCGCGGCAGAACGCGCAGGGCCGGTTCCTTCGCCGGCTCAGGCGCGTCCCGCTGCCGCGTCAGGCTGCCCGTGCTGACTGCTGCGGACGTTCGCTTTCGACGTTTTTGAAATAAGGAATCACGTACCTGCCGACCAGTTTGATCGTGTCCATGATCGCCTGATGCGGCATGCGGCCGACCTGGACCAGCAGCATCAACTCGTCGATACCGGCGGCAGGATACTTTGCCACGCCGGCGATGCAATCGTCGGGGTTGCCGCAGATGACGGTGCCAGTAGCCGACGCGGTTTCGATATTGAAGGCCGAGGGCTCGAGCGGCGTAATTGGCAGCGGCGCATTTGGATCGAGCTGCTTATTCTTGCTCGAAATCAACGCCTCGGAAATATTCGAATAGTATTTGTACGACTGCGCATTCTTCGGAATATACAGTTTCTGGCCGAGATCCCAGAAGAAGCGCATGTTCGGCTCTGCGACTGCATATGCCTTATCGCGCGTTTCCGCGCAGCAGGCCATCGCAGACGACGCGACCTGATTATTGACAAAAGCGCCCGCGGGATTGGTGCAGGCTTCCGCCGCGGCGCGATAGAGCCCGATTTGATTTTCAAGCATGCCCGGCGCAGTGAAGCCGAATGACAACAGCCCGAGCCCGAGCCGTCCCGCGCGCTGGAAGCTTGAGGGCTGCGTCGCCGCATGCCAGAGCGGCGGATGCGGCTTCTGGAGCGGCTTGGGCAGAACCGCGCGCTCCGGCATCTTGAGATACTTGCCGTCGAAGGAAACCGTCTCGTTCATCCACATCTTCGGGATCGCGCGCACCGACTCTTCCCATTGGTCGAGGGTCTCATCGGGATCGATATTGAAGCCGCCAAGTTCCTGTTCGGTGATCGACCTGCCCGTGCCGAGCTCGACGCGGCCATTGGAGAGAAGATCAAGCACCGCGGCGCGTTCGGCGACACGAACCGGATGATTGTACTTGTGCGGCAGGAGCACCACGCCGTGGCCGAGGCGGATACGCTGGGTGCGCTGACTAATCGCACCGAAGAACACTTCGGGCGCTGAGCTGTGCGAGTACTCAGTCAGAAAATGATGTTCAACGAACCAGGCCGCGTGAAATCCCATTTCCTCGGCCAGTTCGATCTGTGCCATGGCCTGCCAGTACGTGTTGTACTCGGACTTCTCGGTCCACGGCTTGGCCATCTGGAGTTCATAGATAAGTGAGATTCGCATAACACCTCCTGCGCCTATTGCCTTAGCAACTCGTGCTCGTGTTCTTCGATTTCTGAGTAAACCTCGCGCTCGAGCGTGCGATAACGCTCGAGCGTGCGTGCGAGGCGGGCATTATCATCGCGTTGGGTGGCGAGCTGGTTGAGCTTCGCCGTGATCCACTGGAGATGCCATTCTTCGTCGCGCGCGACATCGGCCAGCAATTCGGCCGTTACTGGATCGACGTCTTTCATTGCCGCATGCGCCAGGTAGCGGCTTTGGGCACGTTCCTCCGTGATGAGAGTGAGCGCGAAAATTTCGACTAAATCGGTCGGCACGCCGATTTTGGCATGGAGACGGCGTTGATAGCCGTCTGCAACCTCGATCGGCGTGCCGCCGAGCTGTGCGATCCGCTCTGACCAAAGCAGCGCGTGGCGGGTCTCGTCGGCGAGATGCCGGGTCAACTTGGCCTGTGCATCGGGGTCATGCATCAGTCGGGTCAGAGCGAGAAGGAGACGCGCGCCGCGCAGTTCGGCGTCGCGATAAAAGCTGTAAACCAGGATTCGCGGATCTTGCACCACTACTCAGAACCTCTCTGCTCACGTGAGGCACGGCGATACGAGGAATAGCCCGCGAATACGAACAGGCTAATCAGGATGAACGGCATCAGGGTCAAAAGTGCAGTACTCAAATAGTAGGCATGAAGCGCACGAGTACCGGAGGCCGCAAAGCAACTCGGACAGGCAGGCGCGATAGCCGGCGACACGAGAATCGCGAGTGTCGCGGTGAAAGCGGCGAGAGCGAAGTAAGTTGGTACTTTCACACTACATGCCGTGGCGAAAGACGATATCTGGAATGAGCGTTAGTGC
This Candidatus Binataceae bacterium DNA region includes the following protein-coding sequences:
- a CDS encoding helix-turn-helix domain-containing protein; this translates as MDSRTGLIRAARGLFARRGYDAVGVQEIVESAGVAKPTLYHFFGSKQGLLEAIFAEHAVALDDAVRAAARYERDLPLTLDRIVAAYVDFASREPDFYRLELALYFAPKDSDAYRVATHHYARRQAILEEMFAAAVREHGNMRGRHRRYAVTLVGMINSYVALQLNEHLVITDRLRRDIVHQFSHGIYS
- a CDS encoding LLM class flavin-dependent oxidoreductase, with the protein product MRISLIYELQMAKPWTEKSEYNTYWQAMAQIELAEEMGFHAAWFVEHHFLTEYSHSSAPEVFFGAISQRTQRIRLGHGVVLLPHKYNHPVRVAERAAVLDLLSNGRVELGTGRSITEQELGGFNIDPDETLDQWEESVRAIPKMWMNETVSFDGKYLKMPERAVLPKPLQKPHPPLWHAATQPSSFQRAGRLGLGLLSFGFTAPGMLENQIGLYRAAAEACTNPAGAFVNNQVASSAMACCAETRDKAYAVAEPNMRFFWDLGQKLYIPKNAQSYKYYSNISEALISSKNKQLDPNAPLPITPLEPSAFNIETASATGTVICGNPDDCIAGVAKYPAAGIDELMLLVQVGRMPHQAIMDTIKLVGRYVIPYFKNVESERPQQSARAA
- a CDS encoding ferritin-like domain-containing protein — translated: MVQDPRILVYSFYRDAELRGARLLLALTRLMHDPDAQAKLTRHLADETRHALLWSERIAQLGGTPIEVADGYQRRLHAKIGVPTDLVEIFALTLITEERAQSRYLAHAAMKDVDPVTAELLADVARDEEWHLQWITAKLNQLATQRDDNARLARTLERYRTLEREVYSEIEEHEHELLRQ